In the Amblyraja radiata isolate CabotCenter1 chromosome 13, sAmbRad1.1.pri, whole genome shotgun sequence genome, one interval contains:
- the stag1 gene encoding cohesin subunit SA-1 has translation MITPEIPVLQESTNETTIHSDVTGEFEDPEVKGRKRRARGPGRPPTAKKARRAPGEKGRLAASGRANQGRANGHHQQNGEVEPVTLFEVVKMGKSAMQSVVDDWIESYKQDRDIALLDLINFFIQCSGCKGTVRIEMFRNMQNTEIIRKMTEEFDEDSGDYPLTMPGPQWKKFRSNFCEFIGVLIRQCQYSIIYDEYMMDTVISLLTGLSDSQVRAFRHTSTLAAMKLMTALVNVALNLSIHQDNTQRQYEAERNKMIGKRANDRLELLLQKRKELQENQDEIENMMNSVFKGIFVHRYRDAISEIRAICIEEIGVWMKSYSDAFLNDSYLKYVGWTLHDRQGEVRLKCLKALQSLYTNKELFPKLELFTNRFKDRIVSMTLDKEYDVAVEAIRLVTLILQGSEEALSNEDCENVYHLVYSAHRPIAVAAGEFLNKKLFSRHDPQAEEAYAKSRGRHSANGNLIKMLVLFFLESELHEHAAYLVDSLWESSQELLKDWECMVELLLEEPIQGEEGMSDRQETALMELMVCTIRQAAEAHPPVGRGTGKRVLTAKERKTQIDDRIKLTEQFIVALPVLLGKYSVDSEKVANLLQIPQYFDLELYSTGRMEKHLDALLKQTKFVVEKHIESDVLESCSKTYNILCSEEYTIQNRVNIARSQMIDELVERFSQSVEDLLQEGEEADDDDIYNVLSTLKRLTAFHNAHDLTKWELFGNCYRLLKSGIELGSMPEQIVVQALQCCHYSILWQLVKIADSSPTKEELLGLRKTVKAFCIVCQHCLTNVNPSVKEQAFMLLCDLLMIFSHQLITGGRDGLKPLVYNPDTGLQSELLSFVMDHVFIDQDEENQSMEGDEEDEANKIEALHKRRNLLAGFCKLIIYDVVDMNAGADIFKHYMKYYNDYGDIIKETLSKTRQIDKIQCAKTLILSLQQLFNELVQEQGPNLDRSSAHVSGIKELARRFALTFGLDQIKTREAVATLHKDGIEFAFKYPSPNGPDYPPSNLAFLEILSEFSSKLLRQDKKTVHAYLEKFMSEQMMERREDIWLPLISYRNSLLTGGDDDRMSVISAGSSSKTSSIRSKKGRPPHSKRRTEEENVDSTWLNRNDTIQTPAVLHTPQLTSTVMRENPRQAAEHNMEDQESERGSESDFVQNPQMQMTWLGQHKLEEAHRKDRVAMNYMKARGGVRQPVRSHSLMEDDAEPIFEDVMMSSRGQLEDMNEEFEDTMVIDLPPSRNRRERAELRPDFFDSTAIMEDDSGFGMPMF, from the exons GGAGTCTACCAATGAAACAACTATTCATTCCGATGTTACTGGTGAATTCGAAGACCCGGAAGTGAAAGGGCGGAAGCGCAGAGCTCGAGGTCCTGGCAGACCACCG ACTGCTAAGAAGGCAAGGCGCGCTCCAGGAGAAAAAGGTCGCCTTGCTGCAAGTGGTCGAGCAAATCAGGGAAGAGCTAATGGTCACCATCAGCAAAATGGAGAAGTTGAACCGGTCACACTGTTTGAGGTGGTAAAAATGGGAAAGAGTGCGATGCAG TCTGTGGTTGATGACTGGATAGAATCATACAAGCAAGACAGGGATATCGCACTTTTGGACTTGATCAACTTTTTCATCCAGTGCTCAGGATGTAAAG GCACTGTCAGAATTGAGATGTTTCGAAATATGCAGAATACAGAAATAATCAGGAAAATGACTGAAGAGTTTGATGAA GACAGTGGCGATTATCCACTAACAATGCCTGGTCCACAGTGGAAGAAATTTCGCTCAAATTTCTGTGAGTTTATTGGAGTACTGATCCGGCAGTGTCAATACAGTATTATTTATGATGAATACATGATGGATACAGTGATTTCTCTGCTAACTGGGCTTTCAGATTCCCAAGTCCGAGCCTTTAGGCACACCAGTACGTTGGCTG CTATGAAGCTGATGACCGCATTGGTGAATGTGGCCTTAAACTTAAGTATACACCAGGATAACACACAAAGACAGTACGAAGCTGAGAGGAATAAAATGATAGGCAAACGAGCTAATGATAGATTAGAATTGCTTTTACAGAAGAGAAAAGAG CTTCAGGAAAATCaagatgaaatagaaaacatGATGAACTCTGTGTTTAAGGGTATCTTTGTGCACAGATATCG TGATGCAATTTCAGAGATACGAGCCATCTGTATTGAGGAAATTGGTGTATGGATGAAGAGTTACAGTGATGCCTTCCTCAATGACAGTTATTTAAAATATGTGGGATGGACATTACATGATCGG CAAGGTGAGGtgagactgaaatgtctgaaagcTTTGCAGTCACTCTACACCAATAAGGAGCTTTTTCCAAAACTTGAACTCTTCACCAATAGGTTCAAG GATCGTATTGTGTCTATGACATTAGACAAAGAATATGATGTTGCTGTGGAAGCTATCCGATTGGTTACTTTGATATTGCA GGGAAGTGAGGAAGCATTGTCTAATGAAGATTGTGAAAATGTGTATCACCTGGTATATTCTGCACACCGTCCCATCGCTGTGGCTGCAGGGGAATTCCTGAATAAAAA GTTGTTCAGCAGACATGATCCACAAGCAGAGGAAGCCTATGCTAAGAGTAGAGGAAGGCACAGTGCAAACGGAAATCTTATTAAAATGTTGGTACTTTTCTTCCTGGAGAGTGAG TTGCATGAACACGCAGCATATCTAGTGGATAGTCTGTGGGAAAGCTCCCAGGAACTTCTGAAAGATTGGGAATGTATGGTAGAGCTGCTTCTGGAAGAACCTATACAAGGAGAAGAAG GTATGTCTGATAGGCAGGAGACTGCACTTATGGAGCTGATGGTCTGTACAATTCGACAAGCTGCAGAGGCACACCCTCCTGTTGGAAGAGGAACAGGCAAAAGG GTACTGACTGCAAAAGAGAGAAAGACACAAATAGATGACCGGATTAAGTTGACGGAACAATTCATCGTAGCACTTCCTGTGCTGCTGGGAAAG TACTCAGTCGATTCTGAAAAAGTGGCAAATTTATTGCAAATCCCTCAGTACTTTGACTTGGAGCTTTATAGCACTGGAAGAATGGAAAAG CATTTAGATGCATTATTAAAACAAACCAAGTTTGTTGTTGAGAAACACATAGAATCAGATGTTCTGGAATCTTGCAGCAAAACGTATAACATTCTGTGCAGTGAAGAATACACCATCCAGAACCGTGTTAACATTGCACGCAGTCAGATGATTGATGAGCTGGTCGAACGATTCAGCCAGTCAGTTGAAGACTTATTACAGGAG GGTGAAGAAGCTGACGATGATGACATTTACAACGTCCTTTCTACTTTGAAGAGATTAACTGCCTTCCACAA TGCTCATGATCTCACAAAATGGGAACTGTTTGGAAACTGCTACAGGCTTCTGAAAAGTGGAATTGAACTGGGATCTATGCCAGAGCAG aTAGTGGTCCAGGCACTGCAGTGCTGCCACTATTcaatcctgtggcagcttgtcaaAATAGCAGATAGTTCCCCAACTAAG GAAGAACTACTTGGTTTGAGAAAAACAGTGAAAGCATTTTGTATCGTCTGTCAACATTGTTTGACAAATGTCAACCCTTCTGTCAAAGAGCAG gCATTCATGTTGCTTTGTGATCTTCTGATGATATTTAGTCACCAGTTGATAACTGGTGGCAGGGATGGACTCAAACCCCTTGTTTACAACCCAGATACTGGGCTCCAGTCAGAATTGCTCAGCTTTGTAATGGATCATGTATTTATTGATCAAGATGAGGAGAACCAGAGCATGG aaggagatgaggaggatgaaGCAAACAAGATTGAGGCTCTTCACAAAAGAAGAAACCTCCTGGCAGGATTTTGCAAGCTAATAATCTATGATGTTGTGGATATGAATGCTGGTGCAGACATTTTCAAGCACTATATGAAG TACTACAATGATTATGGAGACATCATAAAAGAGACACTAAGTAAAACCAGACAAATCGACAAAATCCAATGTGCCAAGACACTTATTCTCAGCTTACAGCAG CTCTTCAATGAGCTTGTCCAGGAGCAAGGCCCTAACCTCGACAGATCATCAGCCCACGTCAGTGGTATTAAAGAGCTTGCACGACGGTTTGCTCTTACGTTTGGACTGGACCAGATCAAGACCAGGGAAGCTGTTGCCACCTTACACAA GGATGGTATAGAATTTGCTTTTAAGTATCCAAGTCCAAATGGACCAGACTACCCTCCATCAAATCTTGCGTTCCTTGAAATTCTGAGTGAATTCTCATCTAAGCTTCTGCGACAAGACAAAAAAACTGT GCATGCATACCTGGAGAAATTCATGTCTGAACaaatgatggagagaagagaggaTATTTGGTTGCCCCTAATCTCCTATCGCAATTCATTGCTTACTGGAGGTGACGATGACAGGATGTCAGTGATTAGTGCAGGTAGCAGCAGTAAAACTTCATCAATACGTAGTAAGAAAGGGCGTCCTCCTCACAGCAAGAGGCGAACTGAAG AAGAGAATGTGGATAGCACATGGTTGAACAGGAATGATACCATACAAACTCCAGCAGTTCTGCACACTCCACAACTAACTTCCACAGTTATGCGGGAAAACCCTCGGCAAGCAgcagaacacaatatggaggatcaGGAATCTGAACGTGGCTCGGAATCGGATTTTGTACAGAA TCCTCAGATGCAAATGACCTGGTTGGGCCAGCACAAGCTGGAGGAGGCACACCGGAAAGACAGAGTGGCCATGAACTACATGAAGGCACGAGGTGGTGTAAGGCAACCAGT